The following are encoded together in the Panacibacter microcysteis genome:
- a CDS encoding ligand-binding sensor domain-containing protein, which translates to MKMKFGNQNIFIPCWTFLLAVTICCNSQSQSNKEDQVVQTKTDSKLLKFKTGVRSILEDRKGNIWFGSHQEGVCLLHNGEFQYFTTENGLSDNQVRNIYEDKKGIIWFECGKGLSIYDGQKISIYKERNYDSTKQWKLSDSDLWFKGDETAGYNKLEGNPGVYQYDKKILSYRTLPVKTKLGQENHYSISTNFVRSKNGAVWFGTYGALIGYNGSDFKIINDGSLGLNDETGHLHIRSIMEDSKGNLWIGNNGIGVLKYEGKKVVNFTDQQKLKKEDTKGNSLERVFSIGEDASGNIWFGTAESGVWRYDGNSVKNFTKKDGLDGDLIWIIYRSKTGELWFGGGPNGVYSFNGKSFDRKY; encoded by the coding sequence ATGAAAATGAAATTTGGTAATCAAAACATTTTTATTCCTTGCTGGACATTTTTGCTGGCTGTTACAATCTGTTGCAACAGTCAAAGTCAATCAAATAAGGAAGATCAGGTAGTACAGACTAAGACTGACAGCAAATTGTTGAAATTCAAAACAGGCGTTCGTTCAATTTTAGAGGATAGAAAAGGAAATATTTGGTTTGGTAGCCACCAAGAAGGAGTTTGTTTACTTCATAATGGAGAGTTCCAATATTTTACAACGGAAAACGGACTAAGTGACAATCAGGTGAGGAATATCTATGAAGATAAAAAAGGAATAATTTGGTTTGAATGTGGAAAAGGATTAAGTATTTATGATGGACAAAAAATATCTATTTATAAAGAAAGAAATTACGACTCAACAAAACAATGGAAATTATCTGATAGTGACCTTTGGTTTAAAGGGGATGAAACTGCGGGCTACAACAAACTTGAAGGAAATCCAGGTGTGTATCAATATGACAAAAAAATACTTTCATATAGAACATTGCCTGTTAAAACAAAATTAGGGCAAGAGAATCATTATTCAATTTCGACAAATTTTGTAAGAAGTAAAAATGGAGCGGTTTGGTTTGGAACTTATGGTGCATTGATTGGGTATAATGGTTCAGATTTTAAAATAATAAACGATGGTTCTTTGGGACTAAACGACGAAACAGGACATCTCCATATCCGCAGTATTATGGAAGATAGCAAAGGGAATCTTTGGATTGGTAATAATGGAATTGGGGTTCTTAAATATGAGGGAAAAAAGGTAGTCAATTTCACAGACCAACAAAAACTGAAAAAGGAGGACACCAAAGGCAATTCTCTTGAGAGAGTATTTTCCATTGGAGAGGATGCTTCAGGGAATATTTGGTTTGGGACTGCAGAATCTGGTGTATGGAGATATGATGGTAATTCTGTGAAAAATTTTACCAAAAAAGATGGTCTCGATGGTGACCTTATTTGGATTATTTACAGAAGCAAAACAGGAGAATTGTGGTTTGGCGGTGGTCCCAATGGTGTGTATAGTTTCAATGGCAAGTCTTTTGACAGAAAATATTAA